Within Vicia villosa cultivar HV-30 ecotype Madison, WI linkage group LG1, Vvil1.0, whole genome shotgun sequence, the genomic segment GGACATgcagaaataaaaattatattaaaaaagttaTGTTTTTAGTAGCGGTGGCTAGACCcaaatttgatgatgaagataatgTGACATCCACAGGAAAAATTGGTGTGTTTCCACTAGTTGATAAAGTGCCGACAAGATGGTCAAGTGTCAATTGAGCAGCAGGGATACTTGAAACAAAACCAATTACTTCTATTACTAAAGAGGTCAGTCGAAGGTTTTTAATAAACAAGATCTTACCTGCCATAAAAGAAAAATGGCCACGGGAGCATGCATGTGAGACAATTTTCATTCAGCAAGATAATGCACCATGCCACGTTTCTTTATATGATTAAGAATTCCGTGAAGCAGCTTCTGAAGGAGGCTTTGACATTCGTTTAACTTGTCAACCGCCTAATTCTCCCGATTTAAATGTTTTGAATTTAGGTTTTTTTAGTGCCATACAATTATTGCAACAGAAGAAAATGGTTAACTCAGTTGATGAGCTTATTCAAGTTGTGGAAAATGCTCATGAATTCAAATTTTACCGTTGTTGTTCtactcttgcattttttatattttattaaaagacatacaacaaCAGTTATTTAATACACCCGTTATTGTATGTAGCACGCTTATTGAGTTTCTTCACTGTCCTTAAATAAATCTCGGTCATCCATTTAGTgattatcaacgctcaagacactacTATTAGTGATCTGCGTGAAACCTAAAACTTAGACGAACTTCCAACTTAGATgaacttcatcttctacctccaaAAGTCATTTTCCATTTACGACACCCTATTTCTCCACTAAACCAAACTCGAAAAcatcatttctttcataaatAAAACTCGAAAACATCATTTCTTTCATTAACAAATTTTAGAACACCATCATCTCTTCTCCAACTCGAATGAGACAAGGAAAGTATGAATTTAAGTTGgcaatgttagttgttgttgttctttttgttgttctttttttgttattgttgttgttattgttattattgttgttcgtgttgttgctttattgttgttgttgttatttttctttttcttcttgttattgttgttgtagttgttcttgttgttaatgttgttcttgttgttcttgttctactgttgcatttttttaattttattaaaagacatacaacaaCGATTGTTTAATATAACTGTGATTGTATGTAGCGCGCTATCCAGTTTACTACTACGGGCAATAGACCGTAATTGTAAATAATTCACTTACAACCACACCCTACCTAACAACGGTTGATCAACCATTATTAAAGGTCTTTCACAACCGTTGTTatatgtgttttttgtagtagtgtgagTTTGACATGATTCAATCTTGCATTCTATACAATACTTCCCAAATATTGTTatatgtgttttttgtagtagtgtgaaTTTGACATGATTCAATGTTGCATTCCATACAATACTTCCCAAATATTTTTAGTACATAGAGTCGGAGTTCAATGATTTAAAAGTTTCTTGAGAATCATCAATACAGTTGGAAGAAAGTTATAAATCAAAAGGTTTCATTCGCAAAACACAAAAcaagaaaatttatttttcatgattgaattgattaaaatgtTAGATTCTACGGGATTGTCATTATTgagtttttaatttaataactCAAATTCATATCATAACATATCAACATATTAAGAGATAAATCAAGAATCTTAACTTAAGGTTTCATGAGACTTAAAAAATGTTGAGAAAATTGGGATTTGTGAGGAAGAGAAGTCAAACATCCTCATGACCATCCCAAACATTTGAAAAATATATGATACCATCAATACGCCCGAGCAAAAACAGACGACGAAACAACACATAAAAGAAAGCAAAAAAGCAAAATTGATCaaacaaaaagaataaaaatccaATCAATGCAAAACAGAAAACGCCTCTCGAAAAAAGACCTGGAATCAAGAATAAAATACCTCTACGGAAAGTAGGATTGAGTTGAAGAAAGAGAGAGAGGGGTTGGCAACCCAACACACTCATGTACATCTAAGCACATAAACGAACCATGTATTCAGTCCCTAAGAGGGAAATAGATGCTTAAAAAATGAGACTAACactactttcaaaaaagacaaataATAATGTTCACCTCATGATCCACAAAAGAGCTTTtcttaaaaaaacattatttcacATTTTTAAATAGTGCAAATTACTGCATGTCAGATCGATCACATGCCTACAACCTCTTTCTTATCCCCactaaaaccctaaaaaacatcgAACAAGTCTAACACCAACTGATGAATAGTCACAACTTTACATACCCACCTAAAAGCATTGTACCAAATAACATACGCAAAGTCACAAAGGACAAACAAGTGACCCTCTGACTCAACCTAACTTGAACACATAGCTCGTGTCACCCACGTTAAGATGGACTAAGATTCTACGCCTAAGAAGATGTTTCCCATAAGAGAACATGTCCAATAACACTTGTTAGGAGAAAACCACCATTTTGGAAAAACACCAAACTCCTTCAACCGTTAGCCAAAACCTAAATCACTCGGTCTCAAATTTACTTTTCTCCATAGCATGGTTAAAGAGATTCTCTTAATTTCACAATTACATTAACTTTCTAATAAGACAATGATTAAACATCTAAACGATTGAGAGTGAAAATCTCATTAAACATTATAAAtcaagggaaaagctaacatgtgccccaagggcataagttaatgagatatttatataatttttttcttgaaacgcgtgcattcaatgtatcgaaactttaaacaTGGCTTTATTGCATTCAATTACATTTaaatttttctaattatagtatccttaacatgtacCATAAATCAAGCATGACCCATAAATCAATCATGACCATTCAAAAATAAATCATAACAAaacaatttattaattattaatacttAATAACAATTAAGTATAATTTATATCACCATTATTGAAACACTCATTACCATGACTTCTTCTAACCTAATAATAAAATCATCTTATTctgaagctatatatatatatatatatatatataccaaaaaGATATGAAATAAGTCATAACTGgtctatattatatttaaaaaaagttataacTGGTTTATAGTCGCACTTAATATATGATAAATATCAATTACCCAATAACAAAATCTATTAAATAAACCATAAAAATCTTGAAGCTAATATGTATCAGAATTTGTTTTTTTTGGGGGAGGGGGGATTCGATGGAGTTTGAAGAAGCTTCAATAAAATTCAGGAATTTCCACATATTCTTCACAGTACTCTCAAAATCTTTAATTAGATCAAGTTCCAATGGAGCATGTTGAAAACCCTGCAAAAATTAAATCGTTACTTTATTTAAGCAAACATCACTTATATAATTCGAAAATTATATGTATGCATATTAAGAAAAAGGACTAATAAGTACTCTGCACTCATGGAATATTATTTGATATAAAGAACAAACATaatgatattaaaaaaatagtaCAAGAGAATGCAGTTAAAAACGTGTATGATACCATTCATACGAATCTAAATAATTGACCTAAGTTGTAgagaaaagaaaaacaacacaCATGAACAGATACGTGCATAATACAAATTGTAAGAAAAGAGAGAatatattgaaaataattttataataaatgaagctataataaattaattgaagCACATTCTGTGACATGGCAAGAAAGAAACATGTTGATAAGAGAAGAAATAATTTGTTCAGAAAAAAGTTTTGGCACTCGTGACTCACTGTGGATGTGCCAGCCAACCAAAAtaagaaagtgaaaaaaaatgaaaaggagAAGACAATAGAAGAAACAAATTAGTTCTGCACAACGTCGCTGTCTGCACCATGCAAGACAACTTGTCAGACCACACACACTCACTTTTTTATCactaaaaacaaattattttattatagcaTCTTTCTTCTATATACCTACTTAAATAACCACTCCTATAAGtttcatttcaaaaaaataatatctttattttttcaaaaatatatcctTAATAATACGGTTTATTatccgtatatatatatatatatatatatatatatatatatatatatatatatatatatatatatatatatatatatatatattaaagtttaACTAATATGTATGTACTAGTTAAATTAAATGAATGTAAGTTGTTGATTTAGTATTCTGACGGTAACTATGACTTTAAGGAATAAATCATACGGAGTATGATTCTAGGTTGCTATAGAAAATTGAAATTGAGTGTTGACTATTTGGGGTACGTACCTTTATGAAGGATGATAATGATTAGTGAAAATTTCCTGCTCCGGCTCCACCACCAGCTCCACCTCTTCCTCCGCCTCCAAAGGATTGTGcagcatgaatgtttctatgatCTCCTTCCATGGAACCTGGCAAGTTAAATGCAGCTGCTgcatgttgatgttgatgattctgTTGTTGTTCCCTTTGTCCTCCAACAACACCGCTCATGTTTCTAACTATCTCACCAACTCCTAAAAAGTCACGAGTTAGTTGACTGCTATCTGCACCTCCACTTCCAAGCCCTACACCTCCTCTTCCAGTTTCAAATATTGAAGTATTTCCAGTAGCAGCAAAAGAGTTCATCAAGTCCTGTAAATTACTCTGATCATTATTCGCACCACCAAAACCGTAGTTTACACTTCCACCTCCCATCTGCAGAACTCTATTATGCTCACCAACACCAGCACTGGCACCAGCACCAACACCAACACCACCGGAAGAAGCTGAATTAGTAGCAGGAGTGTTGTTTCCGAAGCTTTTCAAAAGCGAAGTTGCGGTAGTACCGTTTCCATTGCTTGAAGTTGCACCCATTTGAGCAGCTTTCTGAAGAAGTGCAGTTGCTGACATTGAAGATATAGCAGTAACAGCATTAATATTGCTGTTGCTACTGTTTCCACCCCCAGCTTGAGGGAAACAGTTGCTGAAGAGTGATGGAGCACTACTTGTTCCACCTGATCCAGTGAAGAAATTCGTCCCTTCATTATTCATATTCAAGTGTTCAGAGAATGAGTTGTTGCTACTGTTAGTATTAGTAGTACTGTTACTCGAAAGGAAATTCGGAATGTTGAAGAGATTGGTGTTGTTGCCGCTGTTGTTATTATTCTGCTGCATCATTAATCCTTGGTCAGGGATATAGCTTTGGTTTGGCTCATGGATGCTATTGTTGAAGAAGGAATTAGGCCTAAAAGTGGATTGGAGAATGTTGTGGTGGTCGAACTGTCCGGTTCGACTCGCGGCTGCACCGAGTCGCAGAATTTCAGTGGCTGAATTGCTGTGATGGTCTTGTTGATGTTGCATGTTGGCCATTTGTGGAGCAACTTGGGATAAGTTTAAACCCATGCTGTTGTTGTTGCCGCCACCACCGCCACTGCCACCACCTCCAAAAAGATGGGATCCAATGGCGCCAGTTAGGGTTATTGGTGGCTGTCTTGGACCCTCTTGAGCCAATGCATCACAGAAGGCTCTATGAGTTATGAAACTGTCTCTCCTGCATCaacattaaaaatttattaatcactcgaattcaatcacttaattaaaaaaaattcaaaattataaataattataaatttctcAGTGGTTAATTACtagtaaaaaaagaaaagaaaatataataggaGCTAATATTTCTATATATATAGAAAGAGAGGGAGTTTAAGACGGAATTTGCCATAGACACTGTAAATATGAAAGttagggccgtctttgagggcgtgcaaagcgggctaccgcacagggcctcaaattttttatgattaaacTGTAACTAAAAAGGGCCTCATAAATATTTGCCAATATTAAAATGAGGTTAATTAGGGCCTCTAATTATTTTATAATGGTTAAACCATGACTAAcctacacagggcctccaaaatATTGAGACGGCCTTGATGAAAGTAGTATCTAAAAGCTGTCACGTACGTATCCTGAATTACACATAAATTACTAGAATTGGAACTTGGCCTTTTCAAGTAAAAGACAATAAAACTCTTAATTaagagttaaaaataattaacataaaaatgaaagaatgtgacTAATTAACGAGTGGACAAAAATTTGCGTGTATTTATTAAAAAGAGTATAGTTAGACAAAATGATAATTTGAATACCTCTACAAATGTTTAAAAGGTATAActaaaaaaattcctaaaaatgcATAATTAAGTGAAATGATATTAATTTCACAACCTAAGCTTCATTATAAGACTCATTAATGTTCAATAAatgaaacataatttttttattatagaaaCTGAGTTTTCTCTAACCAATTGCAGAGATTAATCCCTTAAAATATAGTAAAACTCTTCATCAAGACAAGAGAATTTAACATTGTTGTGTGTCTAAATATATGTATAAAAATATGTATGAAATATAAGAGTTGAATAATTTGATTTAGTCGTAACGTTATCATGAAAAGGAGCACCTGCAAGAGCGCAGTGTACTGAACACAAACACAAGTAGCCAACCAAGAAGAAAACAAAGGTCGTAACAACACCACACAGCTTCATGCCATAGCAACACGTGAataggaagaaaaagaaatgggcTAAAAAAAACAGCACAGTTTTcaagaaaaattcagaaaaaaaagGTGAAGTGTTTTTTCCATAATATCCTTTTTGACcaggagagagaaagaaagaattgcGTAATTATAAGGTGGTGCTCTTTCCTCCGTGTGTGTTTTTTGTTTCAGAAGAAAAGTTTTCAGAGATCATTCACGTGGGTAGATGTTTCCATCCATTTCATTTGCCCACCAAAATATACACAAAAATTGAAACATGACAAACCAAAACATACCAAAACCATAGAATCTTATTCAATCAATTGCTATTGCTGTCAAATGTAAAAAAATATCATTATTACCAACCAAATTCAGTAGATAATATTGAAAAGCATCTTAGTCTTTTTCCTCTCTATAGTCACTTGAAGAATCTAACATAAATAATATGCCCTAAAATAAATAACATGACATCCAAATGACAGAGATTGAAATTCAGCCCTTGTTATTTCGATTCGTCTGTATTAACATGACATATAGTATTACTGTATTAGTATATGCGAAGTTTTAATAAGTTACCTGGAGAAAAGAGTGCCGCAGTCACACCTATACTCTCTTGTGCCACAAGTTTTGGAATGTGCTTTCCAATCAGATTGAACAGCATACTTCTTAGAGCACTTATCACACTTCCATTTCTTCTCGCCGTGTTTGCGAGAGAAGTGTTTCTTGATTCCGGTGAGGTCACCGAGTGCTCTTGAAGGGTCATGATGAACGCATGTGGGCTCAGGACAGAGATAAACCTTTCTCTTAGGCTCTTTTGTTGTCTTCTGCTTAAGCTTCCAAGGCAAGTTGTGTCCTCTTCTGTGGAGCTGTAGGTTTTGCTCTCTTTGGAACCCTTTGTTGCATACCTCACAGATAAACCTGTTTGTTGCCATTAGGGTCTTGGGAGATAGTGCTATCACCTCTGCATCTGGATCTGTTTCCATTGAAAATAGCCAAACAATAAACTATTACAAAAATTCAAACatacacaaaaaataaaattaattgagaaaatgaaGCTTCAAGACAAAGGCTCATTTCCATGTCAAACAAATTGACattgaatttcatttcatttcattccattttacatttatgtttttaaattagggttcCACCCTAAGGAATTCATctcaaatgaaaacaaaaaacaaacacacAAAAAACAGTCCAAAAAACATTTGTATAATTAATGAAAATACTCAAATAGATAAAATCCatcaaagattttttttaaaaaaaatgtatcttGTTGAATGAAAATTCTTTGGTGTAAGTATGGATCCGCAAGTAGTTTAGCAGAATCATACTAACACCAACCGTGGTTTTGTATTAGACTGGTTTTGGTTCAGTGTGATTCTGTTAATCTTATACTGCAAATCCAAACATGCAATTAGAgactaattatataaaatataaataaaattaataaaatagttgAGAAACTTACTTGGTGTTCCAGGTTGGTTTCTCTTTTTCTTCTGAGATGTTGCAGCAGCAGCTGGAGCAGCAGTTGCTGATGATGGTGGCAAGGAATGTTGCTGTTGATTCATTTGATTCGGATCCTCTTCTCTGAATCCAAAAAGCGATGCCGAAGAAGATGAAGCAGCCATATCTATATATAACAACCTTCTTCAACAATCAGTAAACTAATTCTCTAACTTCTATAACCTTACAGCACAATCACAATTCACAAAAATCCAACATGCAAATTGAATCCTCTTCAATTCATCACAAAACCGGTTGAAATATAGAACAAACTAAAGAACAATAGAGAGATATTTATAGAACAAAGATGAAAAAGCAAGAAAAAGCAAATCAAAATCAAGCCATTTCTTGCTTGAGATGGTTTTGATGATTTAAATGAGAAGAAGCTTGAACTGATTTTTTCATTGAAGATTTAGTGTCATGCAGATACATCAACACATATACCCATAACATATTTTTTTCTTCCCTCTTTATTATTATTCTCTGCCTTTTTTTTCCTCTTCAAAAAGTTTTCCAGATTTTCCTCactttttcatctctctctttgtcataaataaattattttatattttcacaaaaatgaaaaaaataaatatatataaatattgaaagagaaagagaaagagtgaGAGAGGGTAATCCCTACGGGGTCGGTGGACCCAATCCTTAGTCATAAAACGACATAGAAAGTTGAAAGCACCATGAAACAGCTACTACTACTACACCCCCTCTCTCTAACTTTCTCTCTCTAAAATTTCTCTCTCTTAATTTGTAGTATCTTCTTACTCACTTCCAGACAAATATTTGCTCATCATGCAACCCcacagaaatttcaaaattaaaaaaggaCAATGAAACTGAAATTCAAGTTAATGCATGAAAGAATAATAAGCATTGGTAAATGaaatatgaattttatatttaattaattaattatttttattattactgtATTAATTAAACTGAAATTAATTCTTTTTAGTTGGTTtaaatattactttttttttaagaaataaaaacacCTGATTTTATGTCTGAAATTCAGTGGAGGTTTCAGAGTGTGAGTACAATTACCGTTTTAAAGGGTTACACTGAcatgaaaaaagcaaaaaaatgaTTCTGTAACTCTCTTTGCTGTGTTTGGCTGACTTGTTTTGAAACAGCTTATTCTGTTCTGTTATCACTTTCGATTCTTGCATGCAATGAGTAATTGGCTTATGACTATAGCTTTTTGTGTTGATTTTCCTCTAAAAGGTCACAATCATAACAAAAGGGTAATTTGGTAattcaatttttataaataaaacaagTCACAATCAAAAGACTCAAGAAAAGACCTAATCCAACCACTATGGATAAACAAATGAAACAGAATTTTTTTAGAAACAGGGTGGAATTTGATAACTTCACAGGGCTGTTACTTTTACTTAAAAGAAAGATTAATTTTAGACCGTAGATTAAAATTTAATCACTTTCAAGTGGATTTTTTTGAGATATTACCATGGAATGGAATAAAGTGAAATATGTGCTTTTGGGGAATTATGAGGTCTTTTGATAGGgatagttaatattattattattattattattattattattgttattattatttgaattttttcattaattatttttagcAAACACTGTTTTATTTTTGTaattctatttctttttcttcacacttgtcttttttttttctctctctctctctaaatctTTATTTTTGTTGATGAAGCTTTTTATTCACAACCAATAGGTATAAAGGGAGAGTGTCATTCTTTGACAGAATGACATCATAAACATAAATAAGAATTTTCTTTTGACTCATAGTTGATAAGAGATTAATTAATGATTAAGTAATTACAAAATCATAAATGGTTTAGAGTTTAATTAATATCTaaatggatatatatatatatatatatatatatatatatatatatatatatatatatatatatatactcttaaataaaatataaataagttttctcaataaaatttaattatatataatttcaaTCTTCCTAAAATAATTTATACGAATTTAGTTTGAATAACAGCTATACATAAATTTAGGAGTGATAAACAAGGACATTTTAAGTCTATTttgcaaaaattcaaaaaaaaaaaaagcatacaAGTATAACCAAAGGTGCGGATTTAAAACCTCAATCCGCTCTAAAAAAATAGGACAAAGTaaagtttaaaaattaaaaaaaaatgttaatttaaaatGGAGCAAAGCAGAACGAACAtagaatataaatttaaaattttaatccgtctaattaaaaatacaaacaaatcaaacatatttAGCTGATTGAGCACATTTTGCCACCATATATAAACATGTACACTAGTTActcaataatttttaaaaaaaaatatttataataaaaaaatagaatatcacatattttttataaaaaaaaaactaaaaatatataactaaacctaaacaaaaaaaatgtaGTTTTTTCATTAAATAGTCAAAACCTGTGACAAGCATATGAATAAGGCAATAAAGTTCAAGTTCATATACCTAATCTCTAGTTTTAATTTAAACCTTTATGGAAGTTGGTAAAGTTATATACTGTTACTGTTACCTTTTAATCTTAACATCAATCAATCTATGTGATTTATTGAATTATAGTTTAATTTCAAGTGGATCAATAtttaatcaaacaataaaaaatgAAGTCCCAATCATCGTTTTCTTTGTTGGGTTCTATTCTGTTGTCATTCTTTTAGACAAAGATCCAAAGTACAAGAAACCAAATAGAAAATTTTAAAGTATTATGGTTTGGAATATAATAGGATAAGAGCCTGCATCCATTAGTATTTACATtcttaaaatattcaaacatAGAGATACAAAAACAGTCAAACAATAACTAATATGCTTGTTTTCAAAATAGGAGATCCTGTCCAaatttttttacatatatttttttgttgaaattattttatttatttttatgtttagaCAAACTAAAATGTTAACTCTTAGTGGCTAAGCATTAAGCAATTAAAGAGTGTGTGACTCTCTTTAGACTTTTAGTGACTAGTTATAACATAGAGCATGGTCTCCCTCAATGATGGATACATTTTCTTTCAACAAATCCTAACTTTTTTTGTCTTGTCTTTGTTTTTTCTCTGTCCTATTGGACCATTTTTTCACACACTTAAAACTTAGTATCTTTTGCCCAAGATCAGAATTAAAACACAAAAGTTAACGTAATTTGGAGAATACTGTTTCTTATTGTCAATATATCGTGGATCATAAACACAACTTTGGCATtttgaaataataattaaaaaaaaactttttctagTTGAAATATAAATAGTAAAATTAGAGTTTGTTGCAATTCATCCTTACGAAACTATTTTTTTGAAGTTAGGGGTTTCATTTTGTATATACTCTTTAGAAGTTTTATATATAACCAATGGAGAACATGTTATTTTTTCAATACACATCTCTCATATCTAATATTATTGGACTTGAGCGTGAATATAAATGATGGGTGatgttgaagttggtatttgtaTTGTTGAAGTTTGTTTGAAGTTTCACACTGCTTAGGTTCTCGGGTTgttgggtgtataaatatgtgagggcAACCCACCCTTTAAGCTAGCTTTTTGGGttgagatccaagcatatttaacatggtatcagagtcaGGTTAAGGACAGCAATGTGGGCGTTTAACCCATGCCCACGTTAGGCGTCAAGGCAggtgttgaagttggtatttgtaTTGTTGAAGTTTGTTtgaagtctcacattgcttaggTTTCTGTGTTgttgggtgtataaatatgtgagaGCAACCTCACCCTTTGAGCTAGCTTTCCGGGATGAGATCTAAGCATATTTAACAGGTGACTCATAGCCCGATCGATAAACTCTAATATCATATTAAAATTAGAGTTTGGTATAACTCATTCATACAAAATCGACTTTTAGATGAAAAATATCACTTTATATAAACTCTTTTGAGGTTTGATAGAACTGGTCATTGTGTTGTTCATTTAAGTTATAACtaacttttcattgattgaaTTTTTTGCTAGTTACAAAGAGTGGGCAACTTGTTGCATTTATAGTGGCAACCATTTGACCTGTTGTAGTAGGTAAGATACATCTTAAGCTGGCACATGTTAGTCTTGGCAGTTACAATTGATCTAACCTAGCTATCCTAGCATACCACTAATAACACCCTCAATAATTTCACAAGGGGTGAACAACCGTGAGTTTATGCCTTTATTCAAGAAATTTAGTGGATTCTAGAGGCTCTTAGTAAGCAAATCTTCTAGTTGATCACTACCATGATTGTGCACAACTTGGAGTTGCTTTGCCATGAGCTTCTATCTAACAAAGAACAAACCAATCATCATGTATTTTGTTCTGAAGTGCATGATAATACAGTGGCCAAGCATAACAATTGACTGATTGTCAAAAAGGATAAAAGGAGACTTAGTGACCATGCCAAACTCTTGAAGGAGAGTTTGTAACCAAAGCAGATCAGCAGTTGCTTGAGCAAAAATCATGTACACTGCTTAAGTATTAAACCTGGATACTATAGGTTACCTTTTAGACCACCATGAGATGAGGTTGTTGCCAAAATAAATGGTTGCCCCTATATGTACTTCTTTTTTCATATGGATCAGAAGCCCAATCGTCATCATAAAAGACTTGCAAGGACAGATAAATAGTAGGTAAAAGAGAGGAGAGATGCAACACATGCTTAATAGTATCTTTGAGGTACCTTAGAATTATCTCCATGGAAACCCAATGAGTGTGAAAGGATGTGACATGAATTAACCCACCTTATTGACTCTATAGGCAATGTCAAGTCTAGGAATGGTTGCATACTGCTAGGCAACTACAATTGAAATGTACATGAAAGGATCAGGTAATACAATAAACCATGTTTTAGTTAAC encodes:
- the LOC131642321 gene encoding protein indeterminate-domain 5, chloroplastic-like; the encoded protein is MAASSSSASLFGFREEDPNQMNQQQHSLPPSSATAAPAAAATSQKKKRNQPGTPNPDAEVIALSPKTLMATNRFICEVCNKGFQREQNLQLHRRGHNLPWKLKQKTTKEPKRKVYLCPEPTCVHHDPSRALGDLTGIKKHFSRKHGEKKWKCDKCSKKYAVQSDWKAHSKTCGTREYRCDCGTLFSRRDSFITHRAFCDALAQEGPRQPPITLTGAIGSHLFGGGGSGGGGGNNNSMGLNLSQVAPQMANMQHQQDHHSNSATEILRLGAAASRTGQFDHHNILQSTFRPNSFFNNSIHEPNQSYIPDQGLMMQQNNNNSGNNTNLFNIPNFLSSNSTTNTNSSNNSFSEHLNMNNEGTNFFTGSGGTSSAPSLFSNCFPQAGGGNSSNSNINAVTAISSMSATALLQKAAQMGATSSNGNGTTATSLLKSFGNNTPATNSASSGGVGVGAGASAGVGEHNRVLQMGGGSVNYGFGGANNDQSNLQDLMNSFAATGNTSIFETGRGGVGLGSGGADSSQLTRDFLGVGEIVRNMSGVVGGQREQQQNHQHQHAAAAFNLPGSMEGDHRNIHAAQSFGGGGRGGAGGGAGAGNFH